Proteins found in one Arachis stenosperma cultivar V10309 chromosome 8, arast.V10309.gnm1.PFL2, whole genome shotgun sequence genomic segment:
- the LOC130946020 gene encoding uncharacterized protein LOC130946020, with amino-acid sequence MASEESFVVLVHYRGSIKRKTRSGVKFTDKNSLMLRDDVKYDSFVIGSDEDLAPELLAKLVDVVSSLGGSNRNIQTLGTVAGSSSRPVGACSSVPCGTLAEIDDALLDDDVELDLIADDSGDDIVASNLAGASGGSNSGTQQYPPHFSSLDLDAMRQEGVPAEPTEFGARDTQGTGGLTKFQVGQQFQDKEEDVLSVKTYSIRSQAKSPTAQRYLGGKTVQRTSYLSRNVDLDHRNLDYQVISAFIMPMVRADASVCIKILLNATEAHFEFMPTYRRVWLAKQKATAHILQIIDLILVLLPCKTYR; translated from the exons atggctagtgaggagagttttgTAGTGTTGGTGCATTATAGAGGGTCGATTAAAAGAAAGACACGCTCCGGTGTGAAGTTTACTGATAAAAATTCTCTGA TGCTTAGAGATGACGTGAAGTACGATTCTTTTGTTATAGGGAGTGACGAGGATTT AGCACCTGAGCTGTTGGCAAAGTTGGTTGATGTGGTATCTAGCTTGGGAGGTTCGAACCGGAATATCCAAACTCTAGGAACCGTAGCCGGTTCTAGCTCGAGACCCGTTGGTGCATGTTCGTCTGTGCCC TGTGGGACACTGGCTGAGATCGATGATGCATTGCTGGATGATGATGTGGAGCTTGACCTCATTGCTGATGATAGTGGCGATGACATTGTAGCGAGTAACCTAGCTGGGGCTAGTGGTGGTTCTAACTCTGGGACTCAGCAGTACCCTCCGCACTTTTCTTCTTTGGACTTGGATGCCATGAGACAGGAGGGGGTTCCTGCGGAACCCACTGAATTTGGTGCTAGAGATACCCAGGGGACTGGGGGTCTTACAAAGTTTCAAGTTGGTCAGCAGTTTCAGGATAAAGAGGAGGATGTGTTAAGCGTGAAGACGTATAGCATCCGAAGCCAG GCTAAGTCTCCGACAGCGCAAAGGTATTTAGGAGGTAAAACGGTACAACGAACCTCATACTTGTCTCGCAACGTCGATCTCGATCACAGGAATCTTGATTATCAGGTGATCTCGGCCTTCATTATGCCGATGGTTAGAGCTGATGCATCCGTGTGTATCAAGATACTGCTGAATGCGACGGAGGCACACTTTGAGTTCATGCCAACTTATAGGAGGGTCTGGTTGGCCAAGCAGAAGGCCACCGCCCATATTCTCCAGATTATCGACCTTATTCTTGTACTGCTGCCATGTAAGACATatcgttaa
- the LOC130946010 gene encoding N-terminal acetyltransferase A complex catalytic subunit NAA10, with amino-acid sequence MVCIRKATVDDLLAMQACNLFCLPENYQMKYYLYHILSWPQLLYVAEDYNGRIVGYVLAKMEEETSECHGHITSLAVLRTHRKLGLATKLMTAAQNAMEQVFGAEYVSLHVRKSNRAAFNLYTETLGYKIHDVEAKYYADGEDAYDMRKQLKGKQTHQHQHHHSGGHHHHHHHHHHHHHHHHHEHGGGCCSSEAKAEKTETRNAKAT; translated from the exons ATGGTATGCATAAGGAAGGCAACGGTGGATGACCTGCTGGCTATGCAGGCATGCAACCTCTTCTGCCTGCCAGAGAACTACCAGATGAAATACTACCTCTATCACATCCTCTCCTGGCCCCAGCTTCTCTACGTCGCCGAGGACTACAACGGCCGCATCGTCGGCTACGTCCTCGCCAAGATGGAAGAGGAGACTTCCGAGTGCCACGGCCACATCACCTCCCTCGCCGTCCTCCGCACCCACCGCAAGCTTGGTCTTGCCACCAAGCTCATGACGGCTGCTCAGAACGCCATGGAACAG GTGTTTGGTGCTGAGTATGTCTCCCTACATGTCAGAAAGAGCAATCGTGCTGCATTTAATTTGTACACAGAGACATTAGGTTACAAGATTCATGATGTGGAAGCAAAGTATTATGCAGATGGGGAGGATGCTTATGACATGAGGAAGCAGCTCAAGGGGAAGCAGACACATCAGCATCAGCATCATCATAGTGGGggtcatcatcatcaccaccaccaccaccaccaccatcaccatcatcatcatcatgagcATGGTGGTGGCTGTTGTTCTAGTGAAGCAAAGGCAGAGAAGACAGAGACCAGAAATGCAAAGGCCACCTGA